The following proteins are encoded in a genomic region of Arachis ipaensis cultivar K30076 chromosome B02, Araip1.1, whole genome shotgun sequence:
- the LOC107625136 gene encoding protein LOW PSII ACCUMULATION 1, chloroplastic isoform X2 → MALAFGSLVPTHTNTLCLSLTPQPLNNLIFSTKNHTKFMFCGRGVSYGNTLSCSEQRASTSIATIVCSAANKPSSSEISSTAKIRSEVLSPFRAVRMFFYIAFIASGSLGGFIAATQLLGALANPSRASQVGDILKGLGIDIGAVSIFAFLYLRENKAKNAQEARLSREESLSSLKLRVDDKKIIPVSSLRGIARLVICAGPASFVTESFKRSLPFTEGLIDRGVLVVPFVTDGNSLCLEFDESDEELNKRRKRLWQLAPVYITEWWLNEQKKLAGVSSESPVYLSLRLDGRVRGSGVGYPPWNALVAQLPPVKGIWTGLLDGMDGRVL, encoded by the exons ATGGCTTTGGCGTTCGGTTCACTGGTTCCTACTCACACCAACACTTTGTGTCTCTCTCTCACACCACAACCTTTGAATAATCTCATCTTCAGCACCAAAAACCATACTAAGTTTATGTTTTGTGGCAGAGGTGTTAGCTATGGAAACACTTTGTCTTGTTCAGAGcaaagagcttctacttccattgCCACTATTGTTTGTTCTGCTGCTAATAAACCTTCTTCTTCTGAAATCAG CTCTACAGCCAAGATAAGGAGCGAAGTTCTGTCTCCGTTTCGCGCTGTTAGGATGTTCTTTTACATTGCTTTCATTGCAAGCGGTTCTCTTGGGGGATTCATAGCGGCCACACAACTGCTCGGCGCATTGGCTAACCCCTCAAGAGCATCCCAGGTTGGTGACATCCTAAAGGGACTTGGCATTGACATTGGAGCAGTGTCTAtctttgctttcttgtacttGAGAGAGAACAAAGCAAAGAATGCTCAAGAGGCTCGCCTCTCGCGAGAGGAAAGCCTGTCAAGCCTTAAGCTCCGCGTGGACGACAAGAAGATCATACCTGTTAGCTCATTGAGAGGGATTGCTCGTCTTGTGATCTGCGCTGGACCAGCATCATTTGTAACCGAGTCTTTTAAGCGAAGCTTGCCATTCACGGAAGGTCTTATAGACAGAGGAGTGCTTGTTGTTCCTTTTGTAACAGATGGAAATTCGCTTTGTTTGGAGTTTGATGAGAGTGATGAGGAGCTTAACAAGAGAAGGAAGAGGCTCTGGCAGCTAGCTCCGGTTTACATCACTGAGTG GTGGTTAAATGAACAAAAGAAGTTGGCAGGTGTATCATCCGAATCTCCAGT GTACCTATCTCTACGCCTAGATGGTCGTGTTCGCGGCAGTGGCGTCGGTTATCCTCCTTGGAATGCTTTGGTTGCGCAATTACCACCAGTGAAGGGTATCTGGACTGGCTTACTAGATGGCATGGATGGTAGAGTTCTTTAG
- the LOC107625136 gene encoding protein LOW PSII ACCUMULATION 1, chloroplastic isoform X1 yields the protein MALAFGSLVPTHTNTLCLSLTPQPLNNLIFSTKNHTKFMFCGRGVSYGNTLSCSEQRASTSIATIVCSAANKPSSSEISSTAKIRSEVLSPFRAVRMFFYIAFIASGSLGGFIAATQLLGALANPSRASQVGDILKGLGIDIGAVSIFAFLYLRENKAKNAQEARLSREESLSSLKLRVDDKKIIPVSSLRGIARLVICAGPASFVTESFKRSLPFTEGLIDRGVLVVPFVTDGNSLCLEFDESDEELNKRRKRLWQLAPVYITEWSEWLNEQKKLAGVSSESPVYLSLRLDGRVRGSGVGYPPWNALVAQLPPVKGIWTGLLDGMDGRVL from the exons ATGGCTTTGGCGTTCGGTTCACTGGTTCCTACTCACACCAACACTTTGTGTCTCTCTCTCACACCACAACCTTTGAATAATCTCATCTTCAGCACCAAAAACCATACTAAGTTTATGTTTTGTGGCAGAGGTGTTAGCTATGGAAACACTTTGTCTTGTTCAGAGcaaagagcttctacttccattgCCACTATTGTTTGTTCTGCTGCTAATAAACCTTCTTCTTCTGAAATCAG CTCTACAGCCAAGATAAGGAGCGAAGTTCTGTCTCCGTTTCGCGCTGTTAGGATGTTCTTTTACATTGCTTTCATTGCAAGCGGTTCTCTTGGGGGATTCATAGCGGCCACACAACTGCTCGGCGCATTGGCTAACCCCTCAAGAGCATCCCAGGTTGGTGACATCCTAAAGGGACTTGGCATTGACATTGGAGCAGTGTCTAtctttgctttcttgtacttGAGAGAGAACAAAGCAAAGAATGCTCAAGAGGCTCGCCTCTCGCGAGAGGAAAGCCTGTCAAGCCTTAAGCTCCGCGTGGACGACAAGAAGATCATACCTGTTAGCTCATTGAGAGGGATTGCTCGTCTTGTGATCTGCGCTGGACCAGCATCATTTGTAACCGAGTCTTTTAAGCGAAGCTTGCCATTCACGGAAGGTCTTATAGACAGAGGAGTGCTTGTTGTTCCTTTTGTAACAGATGGAAATTCGCTTTGTTTGGAGTTTGATGAGAGTGATGAGGAGCTTAACAAGAGAAGGAAGAGGCTCTGGCAGCTAGCTCCGGTTTACATCACTGAGTGGTCTGA GTGGTTAAATGAACAAAAGAAGTTGGCAGGTGTATCATCCGAATCTCCAGT GTACCTATCTCTACGCCTAGATGGTCGTGTTCGCGGCAGTGGCGTCGGTTATCCTCCTTGGAATGCTTTGGTTGCGCAATTACCACCAGTGAAGGGTATCTGGACTGGCTTACTAGATGGCATGGATGGTAGAGTTCTTTAG
- the LOC107625136 gene encoding protein LOW PSII ACCUMULATION 1, chloroplastic isoform X3 has protein sequence MFFYIAFIASGSLGGFIAATQLLGALANPSRASQVGDILKGLGIDIGAVSIFAFLYLRENKAKNAQEARLSREESLSSLKLRVDDKKIIPVSSLRGIARLVICAGPASFVTESFKRSLPFTEGLIDRGVLVVPFVTDGNSLCLEFDESDEELNKRRKRLWQLAPVYITEWSEWLNEQKKLAGVSSESPVYLSLRLDGRVRGSGVGYPPWNALVAQLPPVKGIWTGLLDGMDGRVL, from the exons ATGTTCTTTTACATTGCTTTCATTGCAAGCGGTTCTCTTGGGGGATTCATAGCGGCCACACAACTGCTCGGCGCATTGGCTAACCCCTCAAGAGCATCCCAGGTTGGTGACATCCTAAAGGGACTTGGCATTGACATTGGAGCAGTGTCTAtctttgctttcttgtacttGAGAGAGAACAAAGCAAAGAATGCTCAAGAGGCTCGCCTCTCGCGAGAGGAAAGCCTGTCAAGCCTTAAGCTCCGCGTGGACGACAAGAAGATCATACCTGTTAGCTCATTGAGAGGGATTGCTCGTCTTGTGATCTGCGCTGGACCAGCATCATTTGTAACCGAGTCTTTTAAGCGAAGCTTGCCATTCACGGAAGGTCTTATAGACAGAGGAGTGCTTGTTGTTCCTTTTGTAACAGATGGAAATTCGCTTTGTTTGGAGTTTGATGAGAGTGATGAGGAGCTTAACAAGAGAAGGAAGAGGCTCTGGCAGCTAGCTCCGGTTTACATCACTGAGTGGTCTGA GTGGTTAAATGAACAAAAGAAGTTGGCAGGTGTATCATCCGAATCTCCAGT GTACCTATCTCTACGCCTAGATGGTCGTGTTCGCGGCAGTGGCGTCGGTTATCCTCCTTGGAATGCTTTGGTTGCGCAATTACCACCAGTGAAGGGTATCTGGACTGGCTTACTAGATGGCATGGATGGTAGAGTTCTTTAG
- the LOC107625137 gene encoding photosystem I reaction center subunit IV, chloroplastic gives MASCNMASAASGFVLSSGKTISSSSSSRISSMVMFPSKFNNNKSGSFNRLVVRAEDEGAAASAAPATATPPAEGEAAATAPKPKPPPIGPKRGTKVKILRKESYWYKGYGSVVAVDQDPKTRYPVVVRFNKVNYANVSTNNYALDEIEEVA, from the exons aTGGCTAGTTGCAACATGGCATCAGCTGCATCCGGATTTGTGCTGTCATCCGGAAAGACAATCTCTTCGTCTTCCTCTTCCAGGATCAGTTCCATGGTGATGTTCCCTTCAAAGTTCAACAACAACAAAAGTGGTTCTTTTAATAGGCTTGTTGTGAGGGCTGAAGATGAAGGTGCAGCTGCATCTGCTGCACCTGCAACGGCAACACCACCGGCTGAAGGTGAAGCTGCTGCTACTGCTCCAAAACCAAAGCCACCTCCAATTGGCCCCAAGAGAGGAACTAAG GTAAAGATTCTTAGGAAAGAATCATACTGGTACAAAGGCTATGGTTCAGTTGTTGCCGTTGATCAG GACCCCAAGACTCGCTATCCTGTTGTGGTTAGATTCAACAAAGTTAACTATGCAAATGTATCAACAAACAACTATGCATTGGATGAAATTGAGGAAGTTGCATGA
- the LOC107627054 gene encoding uncharacterized protein LOC107627054 — MNNYYKGERCLCVEGVLLKNNFNCAFFLFYGAHDRGEKLVVWEELSYVAGLCQSPCCFMGDFNEIVYIEERKGADSLTVAAEEFKNWIQDMQLVDLPLNDRKYTWFRGCSCSWIDRVMVSLEWVEEFPETRLRGGRRGLSDHYPLIIEDTKIRDGPRPFRSLDSWFTHEGFLRMVKEEWKGLGEINFTEKLKALTAPLGRWHKDNFGGMDRKILQLEEDIKKLDDKVSSGVHDGTVEARRKALVTCCERWYVKKEFQWKQMSQSRHAKDIDKNTKYFHQIASARRRNNRIDALMINGRLVRNSARIKIAIKEFYKQLYYQEESPKVGFSDGLVTRISEEESVELEV; from the coding sequence ATGAATAATTATTATAAAGGGGAGAGATGCTTGTGTGTCGAAGGGGTCTTATTAAAGAATAATTTCAATTgtgctttctttttgttttatggtGCTCATGATAGAGGGGAAAAACTTGTTGTGTGGGAGGAGTTGAGCTATGTTGCTGGCTTATGTCAGTCCCCTTGTTGCTTCATGGGAGATTTTAATGAGATCGTCTATATAGAGGAAAGAAAAGGTGCAGATAGTTTAACAGTAGCTGCTGAAGAGTTTAAAAATTGGATACAAGATATGCAATTAGTGGACCTGCCGCTTAATGACCGTAAGTATACGTGGTTTAGAGGCTGTTCATGTAGTTGGATTGACAGAGTAATGGTCAGCCTGGAATGGGTTGAGGAGTTCCCAGAGACTCGATTAAGAGGAGGACGAAGGGGTTTGTCAGATCACTATCCTTTGATAATAGAAGATACCAAGATAAGAGACGGCCCAAGACCTTTTAGAAGTCTTGACTCATGGTTTACTCATGAAGGTTTCCTAAGAATGGTTAAAGAGGAATGGAAGGGTTTAGGGGAGATAAATTTCACAGAGAAATTAAAGGCGTTGACAGCTCCTCTGGGGAGATGGCACAAGGACAACTTTGGGGGCATGGATAGGAAAATTCTGCAGCTCGAGGAAGATATAAAGAAGCTGGATGATAAAGTAAGTAGCGGAGTGCATGATGGAACAGTGGAGGCAAGAAGGAAAGCGTTGGTGACCTGCTGTGAGAGATGGTATGTCAAAAAAGAGTTCCAGTGGAAACAAATGTCACAATCTCGGCATGCGAAGGATATAGACAAAAACACCAAGTACTTCCACCAAATAGCTTCCGCTAGAAGGCGGAATAATAGGATTGATGCTTTGATGATCAATGGGAGGTTGGTTAGGAACTCAGCTAGAATAAAGATTGCTATCAAAGAGTTTTATAAACAGTTGTATTATCAAGAGGAGTCTCCTAAGGTGGGCTTCAGTGATGGATTGGTGACAAGGATATCTGAAGAGGAGTCTGTGGAGCTAGAGGTTTAA